One window from the genome of Moorena sp. SIOASIH encodes:
- a CDS encoding sensor histidine kinase, with amino-acid sequence MSARTTPQVSTINPSIPKILRYLEWACLIMTILLLLFPVLNKSLPDETKGSEYLISFCVLGVLAILSFFFPIRRPMWQRRVYIFAEISCVLLTIIFSHQRLSLFVFLYLAKSCFLLRRREVIITVVLVGIIFHVGLAWRLTNDLLTDLSKPAELQARFEKNLQTLQETPHLFIAQFFFNELVIYIFLSVLITLLCLTLVAEYRSRQQAIALTKEVELLAADLERTRIARDIHDSLGHTLTSLDVQLELAQLLYERNSNQLQPALDTAKLLASQSVQEVRRAVTTMREETFDLNTALPQLLESFTSNPSITVKSKIDLPQLPLQTNHQLYCVVKEGLENIRKHSQAQVIHLRGYASADAVILELKDDGIGFDIAKPTQGFGLRGMQERVQLIGGSIQLDSTPGQGTCIQIRIPR; translated from the coding sequence ATGTCAGCTCGGACAACTCCTCAGGTTTCTACCATTAATCCTTCAATTCCTAAAATCCTGCGCTATCTGGAATGGGCATGTTTGATCATGACCATCCTGCTATTGCTGTTTCCCGTCCTGAATAAATCATTGCCCGACGAGACCAAGGGCAGTGAGTACCTAATAAGCTTTTGTGTATTGGGAGTTTTGGCCATTCTGAGCTTTTTCTTTCCAATCCGTCGCCCCATGTGGCAGCGACGAGTCTATATCTTTGCCGAAATTTCCTGTGTGTTGCTGACAATAATCTTTAGTCATCAACGTCTCAGTCTCTTTGTTTTTCTATACTTAGCCAAAAGCTGTTTTCTGTTACGTCGTCGGGAGGTGATCATCACGGTTGTTTTAGTCGGCATTATCTTCCATGTAGGTTTAGCGTGGCGGTTAACGAATGATTTACTAACTGATCTCTCAAAACCGGCAGAGCTGCAAGCTCGCTTTGAAAAAAACCTACAAACCCTTCAAGAGACTCCCCACTTATTTATTGCGCAATTTTTTTTCAATGAGCTTGTAATCTATATTTTTCTGAGTGTGCTAATTACGCTGCTTTGTTTAACCTTGGTAGCTGAGTACAGGAGTCGTCAGCAAGCAATCGCCTTGACCAAGGAAGTTGAATTGCTAGCCGCAGATTTAGAACGCACCCGCATTGCTCGCGATATTCATGATTCGCTGGGGCATACCCTGACCTCCCTTGATGTGCAGCTAGAACTGGCACAACTACTCTACGAACGAAACTCTAATCAGCTTCAACCAGCGTTAGACACGGCCAAACTGCTGGCCAGCCAATCCGTACAAGAGGTACGTCGGGCGGTGACCACCATGCGAGAAGAGACCTTTGACCTGAATACAGCGCTGCCACAGCTGCTGGAATCTTTTACATCCAACCCATCCATAACGGTTAAAAGCAAAATAGATTTGCCCCAGCTGCCGTTACAAACCAATCATCAGCTTTACTGTGTGGTTAAGGAAGGATTGGAAAATATCCGCAAACACAGTCAAGCCCAGGTTATTCACCTCCGGGGATATGCTTCTGCTGATGCGGTTATCCTTGAACTAAAGGACGACGGTATTGGCTTTGATATTGCTAAACCCACCCAGGGTTTTGGCCTCAGGGGTATGCAGGAGAGAGTTCAGCTGATAGGTGGATCGATACAATTAGATAGCACACCGGGACAAGGCACCTGTATTCAGATTAGGATACCACGATGA
- a CDS encoding alpha/beta fold hydrolase — protein MKQFQFDAGLMMSISLMGFSQGNPPLPLTAKTASAAESQTALPPLLQRELFFGDPEITGAQLSLDGQFLAFQKPLNGVINVWVKGIDEPMEAARPVTADAESPIMIYFWSADGRYILYGQDKGGNENFHIYAVEAKSLGETSPVTRDLTPVEGITAMIYSVPKRTPNHIIIGLNERNPQFHDVYRLDLTTGERTLLIQNDENIALWTTDLDGNVRIGYRQTLEGGHEILAVQKDGLTPVYTCRIEETCVPIRFHKDGQRVYLISNRDRNLIQLELLDLESQESQVVEVDPENQVDFGGAVFSEATDELIATSYVGDRIRIYPQNDKIVADLAFLQQQLPDVDIVLQSLTQDDRFALIGTRSDVNPGSTYLFDRSTQTLEKLYDDRPELPNEHLATMQPIRYTARDGLEIPAYLTLPQGVDPVNLPVIVMPHGGPWGRDMWGYRPFTQFLANRGYAVLQPNFRGSTGYGKAFLNAGNNEWGTGAMQHDLTDGVQYLIDAGIADPERVGIFGGSYGGYATLAGLAFTPDIYAVGVSDVGPSNLITLLKSIPPYWESIKATFALRLGDPDDPRDRTRLEAQSPLFSADQIQAPLMVIQGANDPRVKQAESDQIVAALRDLGRPVEYLIAPDEGHGFRKEINSLAMTAALEKFLAEHLGGRYQAEMSSEVQAQLEKLTVDIDTVTVN, from the coding sequence ATGAAACAATTTCAATTTGATGCAGGTTTGATGATGTCTATTAGTTTGATGGGTTTTAGCCAAGGCAATCCACCGCTGCCCCTAACGGCAAAAACTGCTAGCGCTGCTGAAAGTCAGACCGCTCTACCACCATTACTTCAGCGGGAACTATTCTTTGGCGATCCAGAGATTACGGGTGCCCAGCTTTCCCTCGACGGTCAGTTTCTGGCCTTTCAAAAACCTCTAAACGGCGTGATCAATGTGTGGGTAAAGGGCATCGATGAACCGATGGAGGCTGCCCGCCCAGTCACCGCTGATGCTGAAAGCCCGATCATGATTTACTTTTGGAGCGCCGATGGTCGTTACATTCTCTACGGCCAGGATAAAGGGGGCAATGAGAATTTTCACATTTATGCGGTTGAAGCTAAATCTTTAGGTGAGACTAGCCCGGTAACCCGCGATTTAACCCCTGTAGAGGGGATTACGGCCATGATCTATAGCGTTCCTAAACGGACTCCCAACCACATCATTATCGGTCTTAACGAGCGCAATCCCCAGTTTCATGATGTCTATCGTTTGGATTTGACAACAGGCGAGCGGACGCTGCTGATTCAAAATGACGAGAATATTGCCCTCTGGACAACCGATTTAGACGGTAATGTGCGCATCGGCTATCGCCAAACCCTGGAAGGGGGGCATGAGATTCTGGCGGTGCAAAAAGACGGATTAACACCTGTTTACACCTGTCGAATTGAAGAAACCTGTGTTCCCATTCGCTTTCATAAAGATGGCCAACGGGTGTATCTGATCAGCAATCGGGATAGGAATTTAATCCAGTTAGAGCTGCTCGATCTTGAGAGCCAAGAGAGTCAGGTGGTGGAAGTTGATCCTGAAAACCAGGTGGATTTTGGCGGTGCAGTGTTTTCAGAAGCGACTGATGAGTTGATTGCTACCTCCTATGTTGGCGATCGCATCCGCATCTATCCTCAAAACGACAAGATAGTGGCTGATCTAGCCTTTCTTCAGCAACAGCTGCCCGACGTTGATATTGTGTTGCAATCCCTTACCCAGGATGATCGCTTTGCCTTGATTGGAACCCGGAGCGATGTGAATCCCGGGTCTACTTATCTATTTGATCGTAGTACTCAAACCCTGGAAAAACTCTACGATGATCGGCCAGAGCTCCCCAACGAACATTTGGCCACCATGCAGCCGATCCGCTATACAGCCCGTGATGGTCTAGAGATTCCAGCCTATCTGACCCTGCCCCAGGGGGTAGACCCAGTGAACCTACCGGTGATTGTCATGCCCCACGGTGGACCTTGGGGACGAGATATGTGGGGGTACAGGCCGTTTACCCAGTTTCTCGCTAATCGCGGTTACGCCGTTCTCCAACCCAACTTTCGAGGGTCTACTGGCTATGGTAAAGCCTTTCTCAATGCCGGTAACAACGAATGGGGCACGGGTGCGATGCAGCATGACCTGACCGATGGCGTGCAGTATCTGATTGATGCAGGGATTGCCGATCCGGAGCGTGTGGGAATTTTTGGTGGCTCCTATGGAGGCTATGCCACCCTAGCTGGTTTGGCATTTACACCAGATATCTATGCCGTTGGCGTATCCGATGTGGGGCCATCGAATCTGATTACCTTGCTCAAGTCAATTCCTCCCTATTGGGAGTCGATCAAGGCTACCTTTGCTTTGCGGCTGGGAGATCCGGATGATCCGAGGGATCGCACCCGTCTAGAAGCCCAGTCACCCCTGTTTTCCGCCGACCAAATTCAGGCCCCACTAATGGTAATTCAGGGAGCCAACGATCCCCGGGTTAAGCAAGCGGAGTCAGACCAAATTGTGGCCGCATTGCGAGATTTAGGCCGACCAGTGGAATATCTGATTGCCCCCGATGAAGGCCATGGTTTCCGTAAGGAGATCAACTCGCTGGCCATGACAGCTGCATTAGAGAAGTTTTTAGCTGAACATTTAGGCGGACGTTACCAGGCCGAGATGTCTTCAGAGGTACAGGCTCAACTAGAAAAATTAACTGTTGATATTGACACTGTCACAGTTAATTAA